GTCGCCATTAATCGTCCCATTCTGGAAACGACCAATAGTCTCAAACTGATTTGTGTGGCTGCGACTGGATACAATATTATCGATATCCCATGTGCAAGGGAACGGGGAATTACTGTAACTAATGCCGTGGGTTACTCTACCAATAGTGTGGTGGATCATACTTTTGCGATGCTTTTTTATCTCTCCCACCATTCCCGTTATTTCGACGATTATACCCGCAGCCGCCAATGGTGCGAAAGTCCCACCTTTAACCATCTAGGAGAATCCTTTTTTGAGCTGGCGGGGAAACAGTGGGGGATTATCGGTATGGGAACCATTGGCCGCAAAGTTGCTGATATTGCCCAAGCTTTTGGCTGTCAGGTTTCCTATTTTTCCACCAGTGGGCAAAACTGCGAACAACCTTTTGAATGCGTCAGTTTAGAGCAATTGTTGCAACAATCGCAGATTGTTTCTATTCATGCGCCATTAAACGAAAAAACAGCTAATCTCATTGATGAACCGCAACTTCAACAAATGTCTTCTCAAGCCATTCTACTCAATGTCAGTCGGGGAGGAATTGTCAATGAAGCGGCGTTAGCATCAGCCTTGGAGCATGGCGAAATTGCTGCCGCAGGTTTAGATGTATTGGCAAAAGAGCCTCCAGAAGAAAGTAATCCTCTTTTTCAGATTCAAAACAAAGATAGATTGTTCATTACCCCTCATATTGCCTGGATTTCTAAAGAATCAAGAGCGCGGTTAGTCGCGGAAGTGGAACAAAATATTGCCGCATTTCTTAAGGGTGAGAGTCGAAATCGGGTGATTTAGCGATGATTTGTAATCATAGCGGTTTAATCGGACTTGATATAACTAAGCGGGACTGACGGGTCTCGAACCCATGGCCTAGCGCTTAGGAGGCGCTCGCTCTATCCAACTGAGCTACAGTCCCATTCGCCCCCTATTATACATGATGTCAGGTCAGGGCACTAGCCCAGGGCAATTACAGCGTTTAAGCGCTCGACTACAAACGTACGGTCTAAATAGGATAATAACCCGCCTGCTTTTGGCCCCCGTTCTTTACCTAGGAATGATTGGTAAATGGCTGGAAAAGCCACATTGGGTTTAATCGATAACTCCTTAGTGGTGGAGAAAATTAGGGTTTGCAACTCCTCTCCTTCCCAATTTTCAGTTTTTTCCAGATTGGACACCAATTGTTTAAGATAGGTCTTTTGCTCGTCAGATAATTGACTGGCTCCTTCGGGAATCTGATCCCAATAAATGACTAACTTTTCTTCTTCATCGGCATAATCTTCGAGCCACTTCTTACCTACAGCAATCCGTTTTTGAATCTCTTGCCAATCTCTATCGGTTAGGGGAGGCATCCGTTTTTGAATTTCCTGTTCAATATCTAAACCAGGAATTTGCAACAGGGAAATTAAGGTACTTAGCTCGAAGGGTTGATAGGGTTCAATTTCACTCTCTAATTGGGCATACAAAAGGGGCATTAAGTCCTTGGAGAGTTCCTCTTCTTCCCCAGAACTTTGCCCTTCTTGATATTTGCCAATCAAGGTATCATAATCTCGGAATAGGCGAGTTGTTGTTTCGTAATTGGGCGCAAAATTAATTACGGTTTTGGGGGGAGTTCTTAACATCAGAAATCGCAGCAGTTCAGCCGGTAATAAGTCGGCCATGTCTCTGGCACTGGAACCGACTCCTTTGGAGGAACTCATTTTCGTGCCATTGACTAGAATGAATTCATAGGGAGAATGGAAAGGGGGTTGTTTTTTCAGCACTTTCCGGCAAATGGCATTGGCTACATCACGGGAGCCGCCTTTTTGGGAATGGTCTTTTCCGGCTAATTCAATGGTGATTCCTAACAGATCCCATTTGGCGACCCATTCGACTTTCCAGGGTAATTTTCCGTTGCCGTCAAAGGGAGAAACCCAACCGGAATGACCGCATCCTTCTACCCAGTCGGTGCTATCGGGTTTGCAGGTGTAAAAGACTTGTTCGCCGTTGTAGTCGGTGACGACGGTGGTGGCGATTTTACCGCAGTTTTCACAAACAACTTGGAAGGGATACCAATCATCGGGTCGTTTGGCTTTGCTGACTTGTTCGTAGGCTTGGCGAATTAAGTGGGCGTTGTTTAAGAAGGTGTCAATATAAGGGTTAAGTTGTCCGGTGCGATAGAGGTCGCGCAGATAGTAAATTTGTGGTTTTACGCCTAAATAGTCAAAGACTTGTAGAAATTCGCCCATGAAATATTTGGCGTAGTCGCTGGCGGTTTCTTCTGGGGAGGGAACGTTACAGAGGGGATAGCCGAGATAGGGGTTAAATTGCTCTGGGTTGAGATAGTGGGGAACCGTATCTAGGGCATCATAATCATCGACACCATAGAGGAATTTGACGGGTTTTTGGGCATGTTTTAAGGCACGATAGATGACATCATGTATAACGACTCCCCGTAGCGAGCCGACGTGAACGCGACCGGATGGGGTTTTTGAGTCGTTGACAATTTGTTCGCCTTGTGCATCTTTTGCGATCTTATCTGCCCAAAACATAATGCGTTTTTATTTATCCACAATCTTTTTACTATAATATCAATTTGCTGTTGAGATAAAGTGATAATCTAAACTTATAACTTATTATTCTCTGATAAGCATCTGAGGGGGACAGGCGATCGCCAAAACCCGCATTCTGTCGTAGACCCCCTCAGATGGCCTTCTGGGTAAGGGTTTGAAGGCTGTCGATCGCGTCATTTTGGAGGTGAGATGAGAAAAAAAATCGACTTTTTCTTGGCCCCTTTACGTTTGAGAAGCGCACTAAGCGACCTCCTACCGATCCGGTCAATAGTTTATTGAGTTTGGGCTATACTCTACTATTTCATAATGTCGGGTCATCTGTCCAAGGATTGGGACTACACACCCACTTTGGGAATTTGCATGTCTCTCGCAATTATCATCCTGCTTTGGTGTCGGATTTGATGGAAGAGTTTCGCGCTCAAGTGGTTGATTCCTTGGTGTGTTATTTGATTAATTCTAAAATCTTCACTGAGTCAGACTTCACTCCCCCTGATGATCATGGCGGCGTTTTCTTACATCCAACTTCTTTGCGGAAGTTCCTTAAGCATTGGGAAGAGAAGTTGCTCTCTCAGGTAACCCATCCCCATACTGGATATCAGGTGACTTTGCGCCGTTGTTTGGAACTACAAGCACGGGAATATTTAGCGGCATTGATGGAGGATGTGGAGGTTTATCGCCCGATGATTTGGAAGCTTTAGCAAGGGTTTAGTACCCTTAACTCATTGAGTTATTAAGGATTTAATTCAGAAGAGGAGCCAGTAATTTACTGGCCCCTCTTTTTAGGGTTTCAGCACTTCTTCTCTTCACTAAGAGTCAAACTTCGACAGCGGTTGGCATACCGCAGGGGGTTTTCAAAGTCCGGGGCAATCTTTAAAAGAAAAGTGAACTTTTCCCG
This window of the Roseofilum capinflatum BLCC-M114 genome carries:
- a CDS encoding D-2-hydroxyacid dehydrogenase, which encodes MKIVILDAATLGDVNLSGLEKFGTVESFPTTQAEEVPTRIQSAEIIITNKVAINRPILETTNSLKLICVAATGYNIIDIPCARERGITVTNAVGYSTNSVVDHTFAMLFYLSHHSRYFDDYTRSRQWCESPTFNHLGESFFELAGKQWGIIGMGTIGRKVADIAQAFGCQVSYFSTSGQNCEQPFECVSLEQLLQQSQIVSIHAPLNEKTANLIDEPQLQQMSSQAILLNVSRGGIVNEAALASALEHGEIAAAGLDVLAKEPPEESNPLFQIQNKDRLFITPHIAWISKESRARLVAEVEQNIAAFLKGESRNRVI
- the lysS gene encoding lysine--tRNA ligase, with amino-acid sequence MFWADKIAKDAQGEQIVNDSKTPSGRVHVGSLRGVVIHDVIYRALKHAQKPVKFLYGVDDYDALDTVPHYLNPEQFNPYLGYPLCNVPSPEETASDYAKYFMGEFLQVFDYLGVKPQIYYLRDLYRTGQLNPYIDTFLNNAHLIRQAYEQVSKAKRPDDWYPFQVVCENCGKIATTVVTDYNGEQVFYTCKPDSTDWVEGCGHSGWVSPFDGNGKLPWKVEWVAKWDLLGITIELAGKDHSQKGGSRDVANAICRKVLKKQPPFHSPYEFILVNGTKMSSSKGVGSSARDMADLLPAELLRFLMLRTPPKTVINFAPNYETTTRLFRDYDTLIGKYQEGQSSGEEEELSKDLMPLLYAQLESEIEPYQPFELSTLISLLQIPGLDIEQEIQKRMPPLTDRDWQEIQKRIAVGKKWLEDYADEEEKLVIYWDQIPEGASQLSDEQKTYLKQLVSNLEKTENWEGEELQTLIFSTTKELSIKPNVAFPAIYQSFLGKERGPKAGGLLSYLDRTFVVERLNAVIALG